Below is a window of Longimicrobiales bacterium DNA.
GAGCGGTTCATCAACGAGGCACGGTCCGCCGCGTCGCTCGATCATCCGGCGCTGTGCTCGATCCACGAGATCGGCGAGAGCGAGCACGGCGTGTTCCTCGCCATGCCGCTGTATCCCGGCGAGACGCTGAAGGACAGGATGGCTCGCGAGGGCCGACTCGACTCCGCCGCGGCGCTCGAGATCGCGCACAAAGTGACGTCGGGTCTCGCCGCTGCGCATGCGGCTGGCATCATTCACCGCGATCTGAAGCCGGGCAACGTCATGCTGCTGCCGGACGGAGCGGTGAAGGTCCTCGACTTCGGGCTGGCCAAGATCCGCGACGTGGATCTGACGCGGTCGCACATGACACTCGGCACCATCGGGTACGTCGCTCCCGAGCAGCTGCGCGGCGAGCGGGCCGACGCGCCGGCCGATCTGTGGGCGATCGGCGTGATATTCTACGAGATGCTCATCGGGACAACGCCGTTCCGCAGAGATCACGAGCTGTCCGTGCTGAACGCGGTTCTCCACGATGAGCCGCAGCGACCGTCGGTCGTCAACCCGGAACTGTCGTCCGGATTCGATGATCTGATCGGCGCGCTGCTCCGGAAGGATCCCGCAGAACGCTACCCGTCCGCGGACGCGCTGCTCGCAGACCTCGCCGCGCTTCAGCGCGGTGGACCCATCGCGCTGCGGACTCCGTTCTGGAGCCGCACTGAGCGACGACGGCGTGCGCGGAAGCTTCTGATTCCCGCTGCTGCTGTCGCTGCGCTCGCTGTCGGCGGCGTGACGTGGGGTGCCCTCGCCAGCGCTGACGCGCGCAGGTCATCCGTGGCCACCGGTGGCGCAGCGGTCTCCCTGCTGAAGTGGATCGACGATACGGCAGAGATCGGCAGCTCCGCCGAGCTCGCTGCCGCGCTCGATCCGGCCAATGCAGGTCGTCGCATCCGACTCCGGCCCGGCGTGTACGACATCGATCAGCCGCTTACGGTACCGGACCGGATGACACTCGAGGGTGCCGGCGTTATGCGCTTCGATTCCGAGGGGCGCCCGACGGGTTTCGGGGATGATACGAGGACGACGCTCAGGATGACTGCCAATGTCGGCGGCGATGTGCTCACACTCGGCGACGGCGTCACCCTCCGCAACATCGAGATCGCGGATCTGGCGGGCCGTTCCGGCAATGTCGTCGCGGTGGTTTCGCGGCGGGCGGGTGACAGCATTTCCGCGACGATCATCGAGTCGGTCATCGCGAATCCGAACCCGCTGACGATCGGTGCAGGCGGTCCGCTCGGTCGCGCTTTGCTCGTCATCACCTGGAATCCGAACATGGGATCGGATCCGCCGCCTCACGAGGGATCAGCACTCTCCGTGACGGTGACGCGCTCGATGATCCGGTCACCGGAGGGCGGTGGGGGGCTCTTCGCGTTCAACTTCGCGGCT
It encodes the following:
- a CDS encoding serine/threonine-protein kinase, which encodes MTSDRELWQRARSVFDELVELEPGPRAARLAEIGRTDPVLRDEVERLLSADRDAEAALQEYSFGSTAGTPGPASLDPLGITGQTVAHFRIREFVAAGGMGVVYSAEDLTLGRTVALKFPLPHQQLAREVKERFINEARSAASLDHPALCSIHEIGESEHGVFLAMPLYPGETLKDRMAREGRLDSAAALEIAHKVTSGLAAAHAAGIIHRDLKPGNVMLLPDGAVKVLDFGLAKIRDVDLTRSHMTLGTIGYVAPEQLRGERADAPADLWAIGVIFYEMLIGTTPFRRDHELSVLNAVLHDEPQRPSVVNPELSSGFDDLIGALLRKDPAERYPSADALLADLAALQRGGPIALRTPFWSRTERRRRARKLLIPAAAVAALAVGGVTWGALASADARRSSVATGGAAVSLLKWIDDTAEIGSSAELAAALDPANAGRRIRLRPGVYDIDQPLTVPDRMTLEGAGVMRFDSEGRPTGFGDDTRTTLRMTANVGGDVLTLGDGVTLRNIEIADLAGRSGNVVAVVSRRAGDSISATIIESVIANPNPLTIGAGGPLGRALLVITWNPNMGSDPPPHEGSALSVTVTRSMIRSPEGGGGLFAFNFAADSRIIVDLSHSVIGGSNEAVGGVSRPDAVHDSEVFLQSQGNLYRNEWPDPCVSPLIGWNLAGGSGSPIPIPLPPTTRNRLIVRSVDDRIERFPTTVLATGSRRFFGDPLNPPPTDNSIDLQLIGTVISTPDCAWAPSGNNTVGIAAARMEAAADFRLTGAWVGNDALNAGDRNTVRVEFRGVTASGPRMNQYAHTAGT